The genomic region CGCAAGGATCAGCGCCGGTGGGGGCAGGTTTATGTGCGGGGGCTGCTGACCGACGGGCAGCGTAAGTCGGTCGAGCCGATGGCCGCCCGGCTCGGGGAGGACGGCAATCGTCAGGCACTGGCCAACTTCATCACCACCAGCCCCTGGGACCCGGCGCACATCCGGGCCCAGCTCGCCTGGCGGATGGAGGAGACGATCGGGCCCAAGGCCCTCATCTTCGACGACACCGGGTTCCTCAAGGACGGGATGGCCTCGGCATGCGTGTCGCGGCAGTACACCGGCACCGCGGGCAAGGTCACCAACTGCCAGGTCGGCGTCTCACTCCACCTCGCGTCCGACCACGCCTCGGCGGCGGTCAACTGGCGGCTGTTCCTGCCCCGGACATGGGATCCCGCCTCACCGGAGGCCGATGCGGACAAGGTCGCCCGCCGCACCGCCTGCGGCATCCCGGACGATGTCGGGCATGTGGAGAAGTGGCAGCTGGCCCTGGACATGCTCGACGAGACCCGCTCGTGGGGGATCGAGGTGCCGCTGGCCGTCGCGGACGCCGGATACGGCGACGCTGCCGCGTTCCGGCACGGACTGCAGGCCCGCGGCCTGAACTACGTGGTGGGGATCTCCACCACACTGTCGGCCCAGCCCGCCGACGCGGTGCCGGTGGCCGGGCCGTACTGCGGGACGGGACGCCCGCCGCTGGCCAAGTATCCCGACAAGCCGCGGTCGGTGAAGGAGCTGGTCATCGCGGCGGGCCGGAAGGCTGCCCGGCCGGTGCAGTGGCGAGAGGGCTCCCGGCCCGGCACCGGCCGCTTTGGCCGTAAGCGGATGTACTCCCGCTTCGTGGCCTTGCGCATCCGGCCTGCCGGACGCGAGGTCCGCCAGGCCACCGACGGCCCGGAACTGCCCGTGTGCTGGCTGCTGGCCGAATGGCCCGCCGGTGAGAACGAGCCGGTGCAGTTCTGGCTGTCCGACCTGCCCTCCGGCATGCCTCTGACCACGCTGGTCCGCCTCGCCAAACTCCGCTGGCGCATCGAGCACGACTACCGGGAGATGAAGCAGGCCCTGGGACTTGCCCACTTCGAGGGCCGGACCTGGGGCGGCTGGCACCACCACGTCACCCTCGTCTCCGTCGCGCACGCCTTCTGCACCCTGCAACGACTGGCCCGGGCCCCAAAAGACCCAGCACCGGCCTGAGCCTCTACCAAGTCGTCCGCGAGCTACAGACACTCCTCGCCCTCTGGACCGGTGCCTGCCCCACCTGCCACCGCAACATGCCCACACCGATACGAATCTGACCAAGCCCTACTAGGGGCAGTCTCCAGGTCCGCTATGACGCCGTCGGCCTGCAAGACCATCACCGGTCTTGGAGGCCGACGTCACGCAGGGCCAGAGTCGACCAGCGCTGCTCAGACTGCGGCGACCACCGGTGGGGCGCTCGGAGTCCTGCAGCCAGGCGATCAGGGAGGTGCGGGCGCGTGACTCGCGAACGCACGGTCCCCACTGGGCAGTTGCTGACCTGCGTCGCTTCCGCGTAGGGCAGCCCCAGTAACTGGGAGGGCGAACGTCTCACGGTTCCCGTCGGGCGGTTCCCGTCGGGCCGGTGGGCCAGCAGCTCGACGAGCGCAATGCTGTCGTCGAAGCTGGGCTAGTCGTGTGGCCGGGCCCGCTCGGCGGCAGTCTGTCAGCCGTCGGTGTCCGAGCGGCGTAGCTCGTGGCGGCGGTCCGGAGGTGGTCGACCACCGTGCGCCGGGCGACGCGCAGCTGCCAGGTGCGGACCACGGAGGGACCTCCGAAGCGGTGCAGGCTGTCCAGGGCCCGCATGAAGGCGTCCTGGCTCAAGTCGTCGGCAGACTCGGGATCGGCACCCGAGGCTTGTCACGAACCGGCGGACGTCTCGGTGCAGCGCCCGCACGAGGTTCTCGACGCCTTCATTGCCACAGCCCTGGAACGTCCAGGCTGACGACTTTGCCATGCAAGTGCGGGCCCAGTTCAGCACCTCTACACGATCTTCTCCGAACGGGTAAAGTGACTGTAAAGGCTGTAGGGGTCCATTTGATCTGCTCGGCTCCTCTTACATGTTGGTTCGTCCGGCAGAGTTTCCTTTCACAGGGGTATCGCGGCTGTCCTGTATCGGGGTCCAATGATGAGAATCAGGCCCTTCGCGCTCGCACCGGTCAGACGAGGCACGCAATGGATCCATGGCTGATCTGGTTGATCATCGCAGCTGTGTTGGCTGTGGCGGAGATCGTCACCCTCACTGCTGCGCTCGGAATGCTGAGTGCGGCCGCGTTGGTCACGGCGGGGTCCGCTGCGGTCGGGCTGCCGGTGCCCTTCCAGTTCTTGGTGTTCGCTGTCGTCGCTACGGTCACCGTGGTGTTCGTGCGTCCCGTTGCGCTGCGCCATGTCCTCGGGCCCCAAGTGGAGCGGTTCGGCATAGACGCACTGGTCGGCAGGGCTGCCTATGTCGTGTCGGAGGTGACGGGCCGGGACGGAAGGGTCCGTATCGACGGCGAGGAATGGACGGCCCGCGCCTATGACGAGACGCTGGTGATTCCTGCTGGAAGCACCGTCGACGTCATGGAGATCAGCGGCGCCACCGCGATCGTCTACCCCCGGGACTGAAACCATGGAAACCTCGGCGTTCCTCATTGCCGGCCTGATCGTCGCGCTTATCGCGGTTTTCACCGTGGTGCGGGCGGTACGTATCGTGCCGCAAGCACGCGCTCGCAATGTCGAGCGACTCGGCCGCTACCAGCGGACCCTGAATCCCGGCCTCAACCTCGTGATCCCATACATCGACCGCGTTCACCCGGTGATCGACCTGCGGGAACAGGTTGTCTCCTTCAAACCGCAGCCGGTCATCACCGAGGACAATCTCGTCGTCGAGATCGACACCGTCCTGTACTTCCAGGTCACCGACCCACGAGCGGCTTTCTACGAGATCGCGAATTTCCTTCAGGCGGTCGAACAGCTCACCGTCACCACGCTGCGCAACGTCGTAGGATCCATGGACCTTGAAGTGACCCTCACCTCACGGGACACCATCAACAGCCAGCTGCGTGGCGTGCTGGACGAGGCCACCGGCAAATGGGGGCTGAGGGTCAACCGGGTGGAGATCAAGGCCATCGACCCTCCGCAGTCCATCAAGGACGCGATGCAGAAACAGATGCGGGCCGAGAGGGACAAGCGGGCCGCGATTCTCGGGGCCGAGGGGCAGCGCCAGTCGCAGATCCTCACGGCCGAAGGCGACAAACAGGCCGCTGTCCTGCGCGCGGAAGGCAACCGGACCGCTGCCATCCTCCAGGCCGAAGGCCAGTCCCGGGCCATCGACGAGGTGTTCCAGGCCGTCCATCGCAACGACCCGGACCCCAAGCTGCTCGCCTACCAGTACCTCCAGACGCTGCCCCAACTCGCGCAAGGCCCGGGCAACAACTTCTGGGTGATCCCCAGCGAGATCACCTCCGCACTCCAGGACGTGTCCCGCGCCTTCACCGAGGTGCTGCCCCAGTCGCCCGCCACCCGCGACAAACCCTCGGACGACATGGCTGCTCAGGCCGCCAACGACAAGGCTCAGGCCGAGGAAGCCGCTGCCGCGGCCCTCGCCGACGCAGCCAAGGCCGAGGGCGTCATCCCTGATTCCCTCCCGTCACACCCACCTCGCTGACGGCGGGCAGGGGTCTCTGCCAACGCGACTCGCGGACCGGGAGCCTCCGAGCGGATGATCATCTGGCAATTGCCTTCGGGGTGCCTGCTGCTCCGGTTGAAGGAGCTCGTGAAGGCGCAACCCTGCGGGGCGCCGTCAGGTCAGCCGGTCTTCCGCCCCCACCGGGTGTCGATCCGTTCCCACTCGACGTTCCATTGCTCCGTCCGTCACCGGTCCAGGTATAGGCGCGCCATCCAGACGGTGCTCAGCACGGCCTCGCCTGCGCCGGTCGCGGCCAGCACGCCTCCCAGAGACGCGTGGATGCGCACCTTCCCGCCCGTCAGAACCTCGGCTGTGAGTCCGCCACGCTTGTCCATCCACACCGTGACCCGGCTGTCGGCCGGGGTCTTGGGCGGCACCCTGGCCTCGTCGGTGCGTGCCGAACCGTCCGGCACGGTCCGGCGAACAGTGGCCCACAGCCGATGGTCCGTAATCGCCTTGGCAGGGGTGTTTTCCTCCGCGTCTTCGGTGAGTACGGCCGACTCCGCGCGGCTCTCTCCCTGCCGGCTCTTCCCAGGAGGCCGGGCGGTTCCGTGACCGGCTGCTCTGAGCGGTGCGAGAATGCGGCCCTTGGGTCACGGGCCCATCGGTTCACGATGGGGCACGAGCACCATGGGAACGGGGTTGGGGGAGCCATGAGCTTGGCCATGTGTCCACTGTGCAGCGAGGACGAGGACATCGAGGTGGTCCGCTCTCTCGACGGCGGACGTCGAGTCGTGAAGCACCGGTGCGGTTACCAATGGGAACACGGAGAACCCGCTCCTCCGCAGAAGCAGCCGCCCTACGCCTTCAGTGACCTGAAGGCCCGATTCCCGAAACCCGAGGACGTCGAGCCCGAGCGGCTGGAACGCGTCACCGGGTTCAAGGCGCAGTACCTCGTCACCAAGCCCGACTTCGAGCCCGAGGTCGCGGCATACTGGGCGAAGTACCAGAAGATCTTCTCTTCGGACGGGCTGCGGACATGTGACCCCAGGGTCCTCAAGGACTTCGCCAACTCCGATGTCGGAGCCCACCCCGGCAACCAGGCCACCTTCAACTCCGCCTGGAACGCCATGGGTGACGCTGCGGCCGGCGAGTCGACCCGCCAGACCATCGAGTACCTCCTGTACGGACCCGACGACATACCGCTCGCGGACCGCCTCCAGCAGCTGCTGACGGGTACGAAGTCGTTCGCCATGACCGGATTCAAGGAGGCCCTCCTGACGAGGGCCCTCTGTGTGACGCAGCCGGATCGCTTCCTGTCGATCCTCAAGTACACGACGCAGGCAGGCGGCAAGCGCGAGATCGCACGGTTGGTCTATGGACTGGAGCTGCCGGCGCCCGAGTCGGTGAACTGGACCCTCGGGCGGCTCATCCTGTGGAGCAATGACCTCCTGCACCACCTGGTCGGTGACGGCTTCGCCAACCAACAGCACGCCGCCGCGTTCCTGTGGTGGGCCAAGGACCAGCCCGAGGGGCCTCGGTAAGCAACGCGCAAGGCGATTCCGGGCAGACCCGCCTCTGTAACCCTGGTGGCGAACCGTGGATGCCCAACAGCCCGTTCAGCAAGCACTTGAGGCCCTGACTGCCCGCGGTCTCGACCTGCCGGATCCCGCCGTACAAAGCCTTTGTACGCGCAACGGGCTCCTTGGATCGGTCCTCCGCCGGGCAAAACTCCACCAGAGATCGGCGGCACTTGGAACCGACAGCCTCGCAGGGCCGGACAGGGCGTTTCTGATCATCCCGACCGACATGAAAACAGGTCGACAACCAGCGTCCAACAGAGGCTCACGTTCAACGGGTCAACTTGCACACCCTGTCTTCGACCGTCACCTCGTACACATCGATGCGCAGCAACTCCCGGACGTGGGCCGGGACGCGTTCGGTAGCTGCAGTCGATGACGATGGCGCGACGAGTGCGTAGCGTATGTGAGGGTCCTGGCTCGTCATGCGGCGCAGCAGCTGACCGTAGGCAATGTCGGCGTCGATGCCCTTCTCTGGCCGTGACGTTGTTCAGCGGGCTCTGGCACAGTTGAGCCAGAACCCGATCTCGCGAACAAGGCCACCACGCACCGCCCAGGGCTGTCAGTACCTGATTCCGGCCGCCCTTGCGCTCCTTCGATGCCTGATCCATGAGTCCGTCAACCGAATCGCCAGAAGGGGCGCCGACTGAGGAGTCCAGTCAGTCCGCCGCGGCAACGGCACCCTACAGCTTTCGGCCGACTCGCCCTCGCCCGCGCCGATGACCTGGGAGTGATCGAAGGGATGCGTCCTGCCCGGTCATCGCTGAGCGGGGTGGTACGGCCCTCTACCAGCCGGTCAGCAGGAGGTGGTTGAGGAGCAGGCCCAGGGCTGCCTGGGCCGTCAGCCAGACGCGGGGGCGGTCGAGGAAAGCGCCCGCCGCGAGCAGCCACAGCGCGAAGGGCAGCCAGATCCGTTCTGTCTCCGCCTTGCTCATCCCGGACAGGTCGGCAACGAGCAGCATGAGCAGGGCCGCACACAGCAGCAGCCCCATGCGGCGCTCGGCGTCGGGCGACGCGCGCCACCGGATGAGGAGGGCGCCGGTGCGGCGTAGGCCTGCCACTGTCGCCGGACCCACCACGAGGACTGTGCAGGCGAGGTTGGCCCACACCCAGTAGCCATATGGACGGAAGCCGCCGGCGCCCTGGTAGTAGCGCTCGACCAGCAGGTGGTAGGCCTCCCACCAGTTGAAGCCGACCACCGTGAACGCCACTGGGACGACGGCGAGTCCGGCGATCACGTACGGGAGGATCCGGAGCCGTCGGGAGCCGAGCAGCAGGACGGCGCCCGCGATCACGGCGAGGAGCGTGAGCCCGTACGACAGATATGCGGTGAGCCCGAAGAGGAGTCCGGAGGCCAGGGCGGTCGCTCGGGGCCGGTGACCCGTCACCGCCAGGGCGAGGAAGGCGACGGCCCAGGCGGCGAGCGCCGCGAAGTATCCGTCCGCCGACGTGCCCGCCCAGACCGCGGCCGGGGCCAGGACGAGGAAGGGCGCGGCCCGCCGGGCGAGGGCCTCGCTCGCGAGTGCCCGGAGGGTGACGAGGACCGCGGCTGCGGCGGTCGCTCCGGCCGTGATGACGAAGACGCCCGCCCACGCTCCGCCACCCAGGCCGATCCGGTCGAGCAGGACGAACGTGAGGGTGGCCCCCGGGGGATGGCCGGCGACATGCGCGGGCCAGTTGTCGGGGGAGCCGATCAGGATGTGCTGGGTGAAGTCCCGCAGGGTGTCGGGGATGTCCTGGAAACGGTCGATGACCTGGAGGTACTCGTACCCGGTCGTCAGCCGCCGGGCGATCCCGCGGTGCCAGCCGTCGATGAGGGCGAGGGAGAAGGTCCAGGCCATGGCGGTGGCCCAGGACGTCCACAACAGTGGCCGCCAGGGCAGACGCGCGGCCAGGGACGGGCCGTACGCCACGACGGCGATGGCGACGGTGACCGCGGCGGGGGTGCCGGGGCCAACGTGGGGGCCCCAGTTGGCGTACAGGGGAGGCCATCCGACGTGCAGGACGTCCTTGGCACGCTTGATGGCGATGCCGGTCAGCGCGGCCGTCACCACGAGCAGGGCGGCGGCTGCGACGGCGTAGAGGTCGCGGCGAAGATCGCGGTTCACGCTGGGAGACGTTAGGCCGGACGGCGGCCGCCGGAGCCTCGACAGGCGCGGACGTCAGCCGTTCGTCATGAGTTGCACGCACTCTCACCGGGTGTCGCGGACCTACGGTCGGGGTATGGCACGGTCTCCTTCCTCACCCTCCTTCTGGCGCAGCCCGGTGCGCGGCCCCTGGTTCACCTCCGTCCTCGGCGTGGTGCTGCTCGCCGGGATCACGGTGCTGTTCGTGACCGGGCTGCTGTCCTACGCCGCCTACAACCCCGGCCTGTCGCCGGTGAACGACAAGACCCCTGACAAGGGACTGCTCGGCTTCTACCTGTTTGCCTGGCCGACCGACCCGCACTGGCTGTACCGCCTCAACCAGGGCGTTCACGTCACACTCGGGATCACCCTGGTCCCGGTCCTGCTGGCGAAACTGTGGTCGGTCGTGCCCCGGCTGTTCCAACTGCCGCCGGCCCGGTCGCTCGCGCACGCTCTGGAGAG from Streptomyces sp. NBC_00878 harbors:
- a CDS encoding NfeD family protein, producing the protein MDPWLIWLIIAAVLAVAEIVTLTAALGMLSAAALVTAGSAAVGLPVPFQFLVFAVVATVTVVFVRPVALRHVLGPQVERFGIDALVGRAAYVVSEVTGRDGRVRIDGEEWTARAYDETLVIPAGSTVDVMEISGATAIVYPRD
- a CDS encoding SPFH domain-containing protein gives rise to the protein METSAFLIAGLIVALIAVFTVVRAVRIVPQARARNVERLGRYQRTLNPGLNLVIPYIDRVHPVIDLREQVVSFKPQPVITEDNLVVEIDTVLYFQVTDPRAAFYEIANFLQAVEQLTVTTLRNVVGSMDLEVTLTSRDTINSQLRGVLDEATGKWGLRVNRVEIKAIDPPQSIKDAMQKQMRAERDKRAAILGAEGQRQSQILTAEGDKQAAVLRAEGNRTAAILQAEGQSRAIDEVFQAVHRNDPDPKLLAYQYLQTLPQLAQGPGNNFWVIPSEITSALQDVSRAFTEVLPQSPATRDKPSDDMAAQAANDKAQAEEAAAAALADAAKAEGVIPDSLPSHPPR
- a CDS encoding IS701 family transposase, with translation MTPDEIAVVRGELETFAAEVFEPFARKDQRRWGQVYVRGLLTDGQRKSVEPMAARLGEDGNRQALANFITTSPWDPAHIRAQLAWRMEETIGPKALIFDDTGFLKDGMASACVSRQYTGTAGKVTNCQVGVSLHLASDHASAAVNWRLFLPRTWDPASPEADADKVARRTACGIPDDVGHVEKWQLALDMLDETRSWGIEVPLAVADAGYGDAAAFRHGLQARGLNYVVGISTTLSAQPADAVPVAGPYCGTGRPPLAKYPDKPRSVKELVIAAGRKAARPVQWREGSRPGTGRFGRKRMYSRFVALRIRPAGREVRQATDGPELPVCWLLAEWPAGENEPVQFWLSDLPSGMPLTTLVRLAKLRWRIEHDYREMKQALGLAHFEGRTWGGWHHHVTLVSVAHAFCTLQRLARAPKDPAPA